One region of Pagrus major chromosome 5, Pma_NU_1.0 genomic DNA includes:
- the cox6a1 gene encoding cytochrome c oxidase subunit 6A1, mitochondrial — MAALGRLSQALLRSPLTQSRRQLSAAAHGHGEQAARTWKILSFVVALPGVAVCMLNMYLKEQSHSHEQPEFVPYSHLRIRSKRFPWGDGNHSLFHNPHANALPDGYEGHDE, encoded by the exons ATGGCGGCTCTCGGACGGCTCTCTCAGGCGCTGCTGCGGTCTCCTCTGACCCAGAGCCGGCGTCagctttctgctgctgctcacggACACGGCGAGCAGGCAG CCCGAACATGGAAGATCCTCTCCTTCGTGGTGGCCCTGCCCGGTGTTGCAGTGTGCATGTTGAACATGTACCTGAAGGAGCAGAGTCACAGCCACGAGCAGCCGGAGTTTGTCCCTTACAGCCACCTTCGCATTCGCAGCAAG CGTTTCCCTTGGGGTGATGGCAACCATTCTCTTTTCCACAACCCACATGCAAACGCCCTTCCTGACGGCTACGAGGGTCACGATGAGTAA
- the LOC140996698 gene encoding uncharacterized protein: MNPDRDFQMMRKNERAHFFSPKEQELILKLYEEEREILTAKSNTTSASKLREEAWQRIADKINTVSDSGYKRSWQQVKVKHKNIVQTAKRRRAGVLRTEGGSATPSLTSAEEDVLQHKDSKLRVEVLPGGACIEPLTGSDSSFISISGHPVLLLPVTKTEPESLSSDETDVSDSHFEGDLNSSSIQERANSAYATSGGKHIERQTDDLRALYCSYLRKEMENRDQQMAFRALKMKKLEKEILLLDKQLM, from the exons ATGAACCCAGACAGAG atttccagATGATGAGAAAAAATGAGCGGGCACATTTCTTCAGCCCCAAAGAGCAGGAACTCATCCTGAAGTTGTacgaagaggagagagagattcTGACGGCCAAGTCCAACACGACCAGCGCCTCCAAACTGAGAGAGGAGGCCTGGCAGAGGATCGCCGATAAAATAAACac TGTGTCGGACAGCGGCTACAAGAGGTCGTGGCAGCAGGTGaaagtcaaacacaaaaatatagtGCAAACAG CAAAAAGAAGAAGGGCCGGGGTGTTGAGGACCGAAGGAGGGTCTGCAACCCCGTCACTGACCTCTGCAGAGGAGGACGTGCTGCAGCACAAAGACAGCAAGCTGAGGGTGGAGGTCCTGCCTGGAGGGGCCTGTATCGAGCCTCTGACTGGATCTGACAGCTCTTTCATTAGTA TCTCAGGtcatcctgtcctcctcctgcctgtAACAAAGACTGAACCAGAGAGCCTGAGCAGTGACGAGACAGACGTCAGTGACTCTCATTTCGAAGGG GatttgaacagcagcagcatccaggAGAGGGCCAACTCAGCGTATGCTACATCCGGTGGCAAACATATAGAG aggcagacagacgaCCTGAGAGCTCTTTACTGCAGCTACCTCCGAAAGGAGATGGAGAACCGAGACCAACAGATGGCATTCAGAGCGCTAAAAATGAAGAAGTTGGAGAAAGAAATCTTATTATTAGATAAACAGCTCATGTGA